CATGGTCACCATGAGTTAACGTGCCCACAGTCACCGTGAGTTTATGTGCCCATGGTCACCATGAGTTAACGTGCCCACAGTCACCGTGAGTTTATGTGCCCATGGTCACCATGAGTTAACGTGCCCAAGGCCACCAAGATTAGAACTCAGGCAGCTTGGTTCCAGCACTCATGCTCCTGAATGTAAAATTAGGAATTGATCGTGTTAAGTCAGTTATGGAGGCTTatccctgtaattccagcacttgggtgggctatataacatgtttcagaaaaccaaaccaaccaatcacAAAAAAGTTAGCTTCGTGCAGAGAGTGAGGGAgacatctcaaaaactaaaactggtgctggagagatggctcagaggttaagagcaccgactgttcctccagaggtcctgagttcaattcccagcaaccacatgatggctcacaaccatctggaatggcatctgatgccgtcttctggtgtgtctgaagagaacaatggagtactcaaatacatacaataaataaatctttaaaataaaacaacaaaaaactaaaaccaaagaagacacacacacacacacacacacacacacagccagtaaGCTGTGCAAAGaagggggcggggctgggagTTAGCCCAGCGGGAGGGAAGGACTGAGGTTCCTCCTTGTGCACCTTATCCTGTCCTGCAGCTCGTGGCCGACGCCCTAGGGGAGGGCGCAAACCCAGAAACCAATTGGACCAATAGCGGCAACCATTCATCAGCTTGGAACCTGGGCAGCGCCTTCTTTTTCTCGGGGACCATCATCACTACCATCGGTGGGGGTGGAGATGCGGCCTGTGGAGGGAGGCAAGGGGCAAGGCGTTTCCCTGTGGGGGAAGGTGCGGAGGGTCCCCGGATGGCGCCTGGACTTCCCGCATTGTCCTCTCTATCCAGGCTACGGCAACATAGCCTTACACACAGATGCCGGGCGTCTCTTTTGTATTTTCTATGCACTGGTGGGGATCCCGCTGTTCGGGATGCTGCTGGCGGGAGTCGGGGACCGGCTGGGCTCCTCTCTGCGCCGGGGCATCGGCCACATTGAAGCAATCTTCTTGGTGAGCTGCGCTGTGCCCTCGCAGGGTCTTCCCTAGATCCCTGGCAAGTGAGTGTGAACTCCTAGAGAGCAGGAGCTTCTCACACACGCTGTGCCAGGATGCGGGTAGGGTCGGTCGGGGTGAGAGAATGGAATTGAGGGTTATTGGCATCTCAATGGCTCTATCAACCACCTTTGCCCACAGAAGTGGCATGTGCCCCCGGGGCTGGTGAGAATTCTGTCTGCAGTGCTCTTCCTGCTGATTGGCTGTCTGCTCTTTGTCCTCACTCCCACCTTCGTGTTCTCCTACGTGGAGAGCTGGAGCAAGCTGGAAGCCATCTACTTTGTTATCGTGACGCTCACCACCGTAGGCTTTGGCGATTATGTACCTGGTGAGGCTGACGTTGCCCAGCATTTCCCTTAAGTCCTTGGTTCTTGCACTCCGCCTATGTAGTACCGTGGGGCATGTGCCCCAGCTTCCCCACCAATCACGGAGCACACCATACTTTGCTTTAGCAGGCAGCACCTGATGCTCACTTAAATCTTGCATGCCCGCTCACACTATATATATTAACTTCATCCCCTCTTGCATGCTCTTATACACAATTACACACTCATTGTATACATCTACACATTATAGCACATTCCCTTCTTTTCTAGGGAGGGGCATCCTCTCAAGGTGCAGAAACAGGCAGTGAATCAGAGGCTCGCAGGCTCGCCTCCGGCCCCTATCAACTTACTTTCCACCCCCTTTGAACCATCTAGGCAATGGCACCGGGCAGAACTCTCCAGCCTACCAGCCGCTGGTGTGGTTCTGGATCTTGTTTGGCCTAGCCTACTTCGCCTCAGTGCTCACCACCATCGGCAACTGGCTGCGAGCGGTGTCCCGCCGAACTCGGGCAGAGGTATTTGTCTGTGTTCCAGGAGCTGTTCGCTGCCGCGCATGCGCCATGCATGTCACTTGTGTGTTGTGCCCTTACCCCTGGGCACAGGGGCTGTTGGCCAGTCTGGCTCCCCTCCAAAATGTGGGCTTCTCTGAAATTGAGACCCGGACGTGCACTAACGGGAACATTGGAGTAAATTCAGGTTTGTCGCGACTCGACCACCTCCTTCCTCATGGGTAGATAGGGTCGCCAAGGTTAGTGAATAAGAATTCAGAGAGGCAAGGTGGTAGGTAGTACAAGgctgtaaatcccagcacttggtaagcAGAGCAGAATTAGGAGAATTGCTGCGAGTTCAGACTTGCCTGGGTTATAgaatgagactctgtttcaaaaacaacagaacTAGAAAGGCCAGTTATATGTGAATTTCAGAATGAACAACGAATACGGTTTTGTAATTTACCTGCATTTTGCTAGCCAAATACAGAGAGGCAGTGAAGGTTGAAGCAAACCCGAGGCTTTCAAGAAAGTTTCTTAAAGAAGGGGGTGCTTTCAGGCCAATGCAGGAAGGGACTTTGTGCCTCTGGGATCATCTACAGGCTGGCGTTCCAGGGTCAGGTGGATGCATTTGGTAAAGCGGCAGCTTCCGGAGCTACAATGGGCCGATACCTTTTTCCTCTCTGTGCAGATGGGTGGCCTCACGGCGCAGGCTGCTAGCTGGACCGGCACAGTGACAGCACGAGTCACCCAGCGAACTGGGCCCGGCGCCCCGCCGCCAGAGAAGGAGcaacctctcctgccctcctcttTGCCGGCACCGCCCGCTGTTGCTGCGCCAGCCCGCAGGCCTGTCTCCCCTGCATCCGC
This portion of the Apodemus sylvaticus chromosome 1, mApoSyl1.1, whole genome shotgun sequence genome encodes:
- the Kcnk4 gene encoding potassium channel subfamily K member 4, producing the protein MRSTTLLALLALVLLYLVSGALVFQALEQPHEQQVQKNLEDGRDQFLKDHPCVNQKKLDEFIKLVADALGEGANPETNWTNSGNHSSAWNLGSAFFFSGTIITTIGYGNIALHTDAGRLFCIFYALVGIPLFGMLLAGVGDRLGSSLRRGIGHIEAIFLKWHVPPGLVRILSAVLFLLIGCLLFVLTPTFVFSYVESWSKLEAIYFVIVTLTTVGFGDYVPGNGTGQNSPAYQPLVWFWILFGLAYFASVLTTIGNWLRAVSRRTRAEMGGLTAQAASWTGTVTARVTQRTGPGAPPPEKEQPLLPSSLPAPPAVAAPARRPVSPASAEEVKTPSPPTASALDYPSENLAFIDESSDTQSERGCALPRAPRGRRRPNPSKKPSRPRGPGPLRDKAVQV